One Catharus ustulatus isolate bCatUst1 chromosome 2, bCatUst1.pri.v2, whole genome shotgun sequence genomic window carries:
- the LOC116992210 gene encoding cytochrome c oxidase copper chaperone produces the protein MSSVAAASCDGKGSGEAREEKKPLKPCCACPETKKARDACIIEKGEENCGHLIEAHKECMRALGFKI, from the exons ATGTCCTCGGTGGCCGCCGCCAGCTGCGATGGCAAGGGCTCGGGGGAGGCGCGGGAGGAGAAGAAGCCGCTGAAACCCTGCTGCGCCTGTCCCGAAACCAAGAAGGCGCGGGACGCCTG caTTATtgagaagggagaagaaaattgTGGGCACCTAATTGAGGCTCACAAAGAGTGTATGAGAGCTCTGGGCTTCAAGATATGA